The nucleotide sequence GCTCGCATCTTTGCAGCGCCCGCCCACCCCTACACCCAGGAATTGCTAGACGCCATTCCCCTGCCGGACCCAGACCCCGCATGGCTGAATGCAAAGCCAAATCGGGCTCCAGCGCCCGTGGAATAAGCGTAAGCAGCTATCAAATTTATATTGACTACGGAGGATAAGCCCCATGGCTGAACGATCATTTGCGGCTGAGGTGCAGCAGCTTCGCGCCGAGCCAGGCACGGTTTTCAGGGGCGAAGGCATCCTGGCCGTGACCAAAGCCCTGCTGGAGTCTGGTGTGGGCTATGTGGCGGGCTACCAAGGCTCGCCCATCTCCCACCTGATGGATGTGCTCTCAGACGCACAACCTATTTTGAAAGAGCTGGGCGTGCACTTTGAGCCCAGCGCCAGCGAGGCCACCGCCGCGGCCACCTTGTCAGCCTCGGTGATGTACCCCATTCGCGGCGCGGTGACCTGGAAGTCCACCGTGGGCACCAACGTGGCGTCTGACGCACTCTCCAACCTAGCGTCTGGCGGCGTAACCGGTGGCGCGCTCATCATCATTGGCGAGGACTACGGCGAAGGCTCGTCCATCATGCAAGAGCGCAGCCACGCCTTTGCCATGAAGTCACAAATGTGGCTCTTAGACCCGCGCCCCAACCTCACGTCGATTACCCAAGCGGTGCACACCGGCTTTGCCTTGTCAGAAGCCAGCCGCACCCCGGTGATGCTGCAAATGCGCGTGCGCTCTTGCCATGTACATGGCAGCTTTGTCACCCAAGAAAACAAGCGCCCCGCCTTCACGCTGAAAGAGGCGCTAGAAAGCCCGGTGCGCGACACCAGCCGCATCGTGCTGCCGCCTGCGGCCTACTTGCACGAGCACGAGAAAATTTTGGACCGTTGGCCCGCCGCCGTGCGCTACATCGAAGAGCACCAGCTCAACGAGTTCTTTGACGGCGACATTGACGACCTGGGCATCATCATGCTGGGCGGCATGTACAACAACACCTTGCGCGCCCTCATGGCGCATGGTATGGCCGACCTGTTTGGCAACTCGCGCCTGCCGCTGTATGTGATGAACGTGGCCTACCCTGTGATCGAGTCTGAAGTGCTGCGCTTTTGCGAGGGCAAAAAGGCGGTGCTGGTGATTGAAGAAGGCCAGCCCGAGTACCACGAGCAAACCCTGCACACCATCGTAGGCCGCGCCGGGGTACGCACCACCATCCATGGCAAAGACATGCTGACCATGGCGGGTGAATACACCGTGACCGAGCTGAAAAAAGGCCTGGCCGCATTTTTGGACCGCTACCGCCCCAGTGCTTTGGCACAAGCAAAGCCCTTGGCCTGGGTGCGCAAGCCCGAGTCTGCATCGGCAGTGCCCGCAGCCGCCCCGGTAGCAAAAGCCCCCAGCACGCAAATCGCAGTCACGTCACCCCAAGCTGCTGTGGCAGCCGCAGCGCCCTTGCGCTTGGCCGCGCCAGAGCTCAACGGCATCGTGCCGCCACGCCCACCGGGCTTTTGTGTGGGCTGCCCAGAGCGCCCTATTTTCTCGGCCATGACTTTGGTGCAAGAGCAGCTGGGCCAGCACCA is from Rhodoferax aquaticus and encodes:
- a CDS encoding indolepyruvate ferredoxin oxidoreductase subunit alpha; the encoded protein is MAERSFAAEVQQLRAEPGTVFRGEGILAVTKALLESGVGYVAGYQGSPISHLMDVLSDAQPILKELGVHFEPSASEATAAATLSASVMYPIRGAVTWKSTVGTNVASDALSNLASGGVTGGALIIIGEDYGEGSSIMQERSHAFAMKSQMWLLDPRPNLTSITQAVHTGFALSEASRTPVMLQMRVRSCHVHGSFVTQENKRPAFTLKEALESPVRDTSRIVLPPAAYLHEHEKILDRWPAAVRYIEEHQLNEFFDGDIDDLGIIMLGGMYNNTLRALMAHGMADLFGNSRLPLYVMNVAYPVIESEVLRFCEGKKAVLVIEEGQPEYHEQTLHTIVGRAGVRTTIHGKDMLTMAGEYTVTELKKGLAAFLDRYRPSALAQAKPLAWVRKPESASAVPAAAPVAKAPSTQIAVTSPQAAVAAAAPLRLAAPELNGIVPPRPPGFCVGCPERPIFSAMTLVQEQLGQHHIAGDIGCHLFAAMPPFHIGASTMGYGLGASSAAALNVDASKRSIAIMGDGGFWHNGLTSGIGNAVFNKADGVIVIVDNNYSAATGGQDILSSRADNTHRSTYHAIETAVRGVGVEWVRTVRHTYDVTTMRNTLNEALTTNYKGPKVVIAQSECSLNKQRRVKPQIAAAVKRGERVVKEKFGVDAAVCSGDHACIRLSGCPSLTLKNSGDPLKPDPVAHVDDGCVACGHCGEVADAAVLCPSFYRTEWVRNPSRWERTVDTWRRKAVGWLQQRQQRALQARSLYVEVL